The genomic DNA TTTCTTTTAGACAACATACTTTAACTGAGGCAAATAAAAAGGGTTGACCTCTCCGTTCCTTGAACGAGGTGAACCCTTTTTTCTTTAAATCTTGAAATTGGTTTTTACAATACCTGCTTCACGAGCTGAATTGAATACGATGAGAATCATTGGACCGATGATGAAACCCATCGGGCCGATTAGCTTCAGGCCTAGGTACATCGCAATCAATGTCGAGAGAGCAGATAGTCCGATATGATGACCCATCACTTTCGGTTCAACTGTCCTTCGTATGATTAATAAAATCACAGCCAATACAGCTAGCTTTGTTCCTAAAACAATATTCCCCACCAGCAGATAATAAATCGCCCATGGTCCAAGAATGATGATCGAACCGATAATCGGAATGAAATCGATGATCCAAATGATGAATGCCATTAATAACGCAACATCCGGTACAATGATATACAATCCGATCAGAGCAGCCAAGAAAATGACGATACTAACAAGAAATTGAGCTTTTAAGAAGCCGAAAACAACGTATGATAGTCGTTTTGACATAAAATGTACTTTTTCTGCGGTCTTCTCTGTGAGATGGGCATAGAAGCGGCGGTGCAATCTCGGAAATTCAAGTAAGAAAAGGAACAACGTAATCAAATAGACCAGGATGCTCACTAAGTAACTAGGTATAAGTGATACAATTGAAGTTAATGATTCAATGTAATTTTTCTCTAATAGTTTCCCTCGTAACGATTCCAAAAATTGATTGACCTGGCTGTTAATTTCAATAACGAATTCTTCAGGTAAATCCTGTGCGGCCTTCTCGAAATTCTTCTCGATGTCATCCCAGACATTGTTCACTTCTGATATATACGTAGGTGAATTTTCAACAAAGTCGATTGCTGAGGTTATCACTTTCGTCACGAGTACGTAGCTGCCGATCCCCATCAAGACCAAGAATAAGGTAAAAACGATAAATACTGAAAGGTTACGCTTGATGGATAGTCGATACTGAAACATTCGTACCGCGGGTTCGAGTATGAAGGCTGTCAGTATGGCGAACACAATAGGGAGAGAAATCGGTAGAAT from Pseudalkalibacillus sp. SCS-8 includes the following:
- the ytvI gene encoding sporulation integral membrane protein YtvI → MKQLTTRKRWLIYLLITIIIIAAFIWILPISLPIVFAILTAFILEPAVRMFQYRLSIKRNLSVFIVFTLFLVLMGIGSYVLVTKVITSAIDFVENSPTYISEVNNVWDDIEKNFEKAAQDLPEEFVIEINSQVNQFLESLRGKLLEKNYIESLTSIVSLIPSYLVSILVYLITLFLFLLEFPRLHRRFYAHLTEKTAEKVHFMSKRLSYVVFGFLKAQFLVSIVIFLAALIGLYIIVPDVALLMAFIIWIIDFIPIIGSIIILGPWAIYYLLVGNIVLGTKLAVLAVILLIIRRTVEPKVMGHHIGLSALSTLIAMYLGLKLIGPMGFIIGPMILIVFNSAREAGIVKTNFKI